The Palaemon carinicauda isolate YSFRI2023 chromosome 37, ASM3689809v2, whole genome shotgun sequence genome contains a region encoding:
- the LOC137629316 gene encoding cubilin homolog has protein sequence MDFITNAISQETTEDQQLSTTSFGIPNEGDGDHMSNRRMEGSRLLDLNDEEFGANESELLVSEALGTPEGNRASSIDADADIEVDLSDRKQRRLSSRGNAYRSGNSNEASSTTGKTLVSQKEQSSLLERFIDEFIANYSDHSLQAINPADYKNHSNWSALNTTRAVDKMQCGGVITLIDTEIITSPNYPENYPNDVRCTWTLLAQLGTDLDQIQLDFLDFALERGTCINDYISITDHAVGASKVYCGDDYPPVLLSMGNSLTINFFTDDTINRKGFSMRVQGIMTNCGRLFNIVGNETFLFSTPENIVDARCHWLIISESAVSLELINYFGEKALQDMLSVKTQDFGVMEPFDNNKVYVSKTISVSFVDNVRAREYSQPGAQFQVFPVKRVRLCNTTIDMKPNMSFIINSSNYPNGYGDNEKCLVTLQHPMGEEYIIKLQFIKFDIEEHPDCIFDNLTIIDDGENFHRTYCGTVRKETYKTKSQELKLYFQSDYRNVFVYEGYSIYARIHRMRKNECVLTNSQSNVWILKSPPLPYVYQGFTVCDIKIEESSVQRFKIIFKKFNLESKSPCTEGDYLSVTDKFINNTKSYCGNMEGESVMTAGNDIDFKFSSDFYDSAREFEIEVRGLPSSNCGGNTILAPGTNVNLRVSTNEEECVWVVKSRNSSTLVLDFKRVSDVRISQSAMYNDLFSYNARTVNFIDPSDRYMVVSNEERAVIQVNSYSTYSECETELEVKKRPIIVTNGGIAPCPITIKRPQNKKERLAIRYTLISLPQITCPVRILDREDGTASKLCSSDWKKGYITTSTEFSIDSILHSSDTVNNYMVFIDPIKFTCGSSYNVQEDKIILKSKTLDHKTTCVYRFKSDGNRIALDIATSNKRALNTISVSTDGSFQSLKGLSDDITTSLVTKKEFLVVIEPFSRSVSFVIQVMKDLPVTDLCNTCLIVGLESQGAVVTPTSKNLNAYPGGLNCDVKFEGKDLNRTVALEFQKIDIPMNTSLDTLTIVKEGVETIIHPTRISPLPYTLLLETPFSVKFKSRSNEEYEGYKFGYNVIECGGILTLNEEKTTTIKSPGYGNVYPTYTECFWHIEANITNISDRIQIKVKKLNLHRSDKLEIIDPLFSHSPIYTFTGIVDESVITTVGNQLRVIFKSDSNKVSDGFLLEVKPILSGCGVDIDTATVGEGTISTLDFFPNTDYCLFRIRPSEGKVMLLEPVVKRMPESIRRIPNNSECKDGSVILSDKGFLSQGKAYCNEESLPVVMTTQDLLLLIKTPALPPLEFRFKAGGCGGEISNENPIGSLSSPNHPDPFHGPMTCTWTSRTAMLVAVKYIDLLPETDYLNLTDINHNVTLAGNAYPYYILLDMPSVITFVGGSTDVRMGFELDYEFVDHQGVWNVDFAQPAMIVGWPGTQHRPSAWHVVGPRGGRGLTIMVWAAYIPSDPDCSTHFLHVGGVNEEGERVCGGAGLRTIHVYGREAILVLHTTSPLAVLAASVHVMA, from the exons ATGG ATTTCATCACAAACGCAATCTCACAAGAGACTACAGAGGACCAGCAGTTATCAACGACCTCTTTCGGCATTCCAAACGAAGGAGATGGAGATCATATGTCGAATAGGAGAATGGAGGGGTCAAGGTTACTAGATTTAAATGATGAAGAATTTGGTGCCAATGAGAGTGAACTGTTGGTTTCCGAAGCTTTGGGAACGCCAGAAGGAAACCGAGCCAGTAGTATAGACGCGGATGCCGACATCGAAGTGGACCTCTCTGACAGAAAACAGAGACGTCTTTCTAGCAGAGGTAACGCTTACAGGTCTGGCAACTCGAATGAAGCATCAAGTACCACTGGTAAAACTCTCGTTAGCCAGAAGGAGCAATCGTCATTACTAGAGCGATTCATTGATGAATTCATAGCTAATTACAGCGACCATTCCTTGCAAGCGATTAACCCGGCAGATTACAAAAATCATTCTAACTGGTCGGCACTCAATACCACACGGGCTGTAGACAAAATGCAGTGTGGAGGGGTAATTACTCTAATTGACACTGAGATTATAACCTCTCCAAACTATCCAGAAAATTATCCAAACGACGTAAGATGCACGTGGACACTCCTAGCACAGTTGGGTACGGATTTAGATCAGATTCAGCTGGATTTTCTTGATTTTGCCTTAGAGAGAGGCACTTGCATTAATGATTACATTTCAATAACTGATCATGCAGTCGGTGCGTCAAAGGTATATTGTGGCGATGATTATCCTCCTGTCCTTCTCTCCATGGGCAATTCTTTGACGATCAATTTCTTCACCGATGACACCATCAACAGGAAGGGATTCAGCATGCGGGTCCAGGGAATAATGACCAATTGCGGACGTCTCTTTAACATCGTAGGCAACGAGACGTTTCTCTTCTCAACTCCAGAGAACATAGTGGATGCAAGATGTCACTGGCTCATCATTTCAGAATCAGCCGTGTCTTTAGAACTGATCAATTATTTCGGAGAGAAAGCACTTCAAGACATGTTGAGCGTTAAGACGCAAGACTTTGGTGTGATGGAGCCTTTTGACAACAATAAGGTGTACGTTTCTAAAACCATTTCCGTGTCGTTTGTAGATAATGTACGAGCAAGAGAGTACTCTCAGCCAGGAGCTCAGTTTCAGGTTTTCCCTGTCAAGAGGGTTAGACTATGCAATACCACAATTGACATGAAACCAAATATGTCCTTCATTATCAATTCCAGTAACTATCCAAATGGTTACGGTGACAATGAGAAGTGCCTGGTCACGTTGCAACATCCTATGGGAGAAGAATATATAATAAAACTGCAGTTTATCAAATTTGACATTGAGGAACACCCAGATTGTATCTTTGATAACTTGACAATAATTGATGATGGAGAGAATTTCCACAGGACTTATTGTGGCACTGTGAGAAAGGAGACTTATAAAACAAAGAGCCAGGAACTGAAACTTTATTTTCAGAGTGATTATCGTAATGTGTTTGTTTATGAGGGCTACTCCATTTATGCGAGGATACATAGAATGAGAAAAAATGAATGTGTACTTACTAACTCACAAAGCAATGTTTGGATTCTTAAATCCCCGCCACTTCCATATGTATATCAAGGCTTCACAGTGTGCGATATCAAGATTGAGGAAAGCTCCGTTCAACGGTTCAAGAtcattttcaagaaatttaatttAGAGTCCAAGTCACCTTGTACTGAAGGGGATTATTTGTCGGTTACAGATAAATTCATCAATAACACTAAATCGTATTGTGGAAATATGGAAGGCGAATCAGTCATGACAGCTGGAAATgatattgattttaagttttcttctgatttttaCGATTCGGCAAGGGAATTTGAGATTGAAGTAAGAGGACTGCCATCGTCTAATTGTGGTGGAAATACAATCCTAGCCCCAGGAACCAACGTAAATCTGCGTGTGTCAACGAACGAAGAAGAGTGTGTTTGGGTTGTTAAAAGTAGAAACAGTAGTACATTAGTACTTGATTTCAAACGTGTCAGCGATGTTCGCATATCTCAGTCAGCCATGTACAATGACCTGTTCAGTTACAATGCAAGAACAGTAAATTTCATTGACCCGTCAGACAGATACATGGTCGTAAGCAATGAGGAGAGAGCTGTTATTCAAGTCAATTCCTACAGCACGTACTCCGAATGTGAGACTGAACTAGAAGTAAAAAAGAGGCCTATAATTGTCACTAATGGAGGCATAGCTCCTTGTCCCATCACAATCAAGAGAccacaaaacaaaaaagaaagattGGCTATAAGATACACCTTAATCTCTTTACCTCAAATTACGTGTCCTGTGAGGATTCTCGATAGAGAAGATGGCACAGCATCAAAGCTATGTTCCTCTGATTGGAAGAAAGGTTATATAACAACCAGCACTGAATTTTCAATAGATTCTATTTTACACTCATCTGATACAGTCAATAATTATATGGTATTTATTGATCCAATAAAATTTACATGTGGGTCATCATATAATGTTCAAGAGGATAAGATCATTTTGAAATCAAAAACATTAGATCACAAGACTACCTGTGTCTACAGATTTAAAAGTGATGGAAACAGAATAGCTCTTGATATTGCTACATCAAATAAAAGGGCACTAAACACTATAAGTGTGTCTACAGATGGATCATTCCAGTCTTTAAAAGGGTTATCAGATGATATAACCACATCATTAGTAACAAAAAAAGAATTTTTGGTCGTCATAGAACCGTTTTCAAGGTCTGTTAGCTTTGTGATACAAGTTATGAAAGATTTACCCGTTACAGATCTGTGCAACACATGTCTCATTGTAGGACTAGAAAGTCAAGGAGCAGTTGTCACACCTACATCCAAAAACTTGAATGCATATCCTGGTGGGTTAAACTGTGATGTTAAGTTTGAAGGGAAAGATCTTAATCGAACAGTTGCTCTGGAATTTCAGAAAATTGATATTCCAATGAATACGTCTCTTGATACTCTTACCATTGTTAAAGAAGGGGTGGAAACTATCATTCATCCCACAAGAATATCACCTCTTCCCTATACTTTGTTATTGGAAACTCCATTTTCTGTAAAATTCAAATCCAGAAGTAATGAAGAGTATGAAGGGTACAAGTTTGGATACAATGTTATTGAATGTGGTGGTATTCTTACACTGAATgaggaaaaaacaacaacaataaaatcacCAGGCTACGGGAATGTGTACCCCACTTATACAGAGTGCTTTTGGCACATTGAAGCAAATATTACAAATATCAGTGATAGAATCCAAATCAAGGTAAAGAAATTGAATCTTCATCGATCTGATAAACTTGAGATCATTGATCCCTTATTTAGTCATAGCCCAATATATACTTTTACTGGAATTGTTGATGAATCAGTGATCACTACTGTCGGAAATCAGTTGAGAGTGATATTTAAATCTGACTCCAATAAAGTAAGTGATGGTTTTCTGCTTGAAGTGAAACCAATTTTATCTGGCTGTGGTGTAGATATTGATACGGCAACTGTAGGAGAAGGGACCATCTCGACGCTGGACTTTTTCCCGAACACTGATTATTGTCTTTTTCGAATAAGACCAAGTGAAGGTAAAGTAATGTTGCTTGAACCAGTTGTGAAGAGGATGCCAGAGAGTATCCGGCGAATCCCCAACAACAGCGAATGTAAGGATGGTAGTGTGATTCTCTCTGATAAAGGGTTCTTGAGTCAGGGAAAAGCATACTGCAATGAGGAATCGTTACCAGTTGTCATGACTACACAagatttgttattgttgattaagaCACCCGCACTACCACCGCTGGAATTTAGATTTAAAGCTGGAGgatgtggaggagaaatatctAATGAGAATCCTATTGGTAGTTTGTCTTCTCCAAATCATCCAGACCCATTTCATGGGCCAATGACATGCACCTGGACATCTCGTACTGCAATGCTCGTCGCAGTGAAATACATAGACCTCTTACCAGAAACTGACTACCTCAACTTAACGGATATAAATCATAATGTTACATTAGCAGGAAACGCATATCCTTATTATATTCTTCTGGATATGCCTTCAGTTATTACATTCGTTGGAGGAAGTACAGATGTGAGGATGGGATTCGAGTTAGATTATGAATTCGTAGACCATCAAGGAGTTTGGAACGTCGACTTTGCTCAGCCAGCCATGATAGTGGGATGGCCAGGCACACAGCATAGGCCATCAGCATGGCATGTAGTCGGGCCTAGGGGTGGAAGAGGGTTGACGATAATGGTGTGGGCGGCATATATCCCCAGTGATCCAGATTGCTCCACCCACTTCTTACATGTTGGTGGAGTGAATGAAGAAGGAGAGCGAGTCTGCGGAGGCGCTGGCTTACGAACTATACATGTATACGGACGGGAGGCCATTTTAGTCCTCCATACTACGTCCCCACTTGCTGTTTTAGCGGCCTCGGTTCATGTTATGGCGTGA